TTTTCTTCGGGAATCCTCCATCTGAAAGATCTGTGCTGAAAAAGAAAAGTTTCTTCACAACTTTCTCTTCTTTGTCGGTGAATTTAATCATCACACCATCATATTTGGTCTTTGTTTTTCCTGATGAGGAGTCAGACTTTTCGTATGTGAGTTTTCCGGTTTTGTCCAGTTTGATATACTCGATATCGAGCACTTTATGGTCTGTCTTTGCCAGGAATACCATAAGTACCGGTACAATTCCGTTTACTCTGCCGGGCTGAAAATCGGATGCCATGTCGATAGTCTTAAAAAATCCGCCTGAGATAAGTGTAGCAAGTGAATTCTGAAGACTTGCGAGATAACCACTCAAAACATTTTTGTCAAGCTTTTTCAAATCAGGCAACTGTCCTACAGGTTCAAGACCTATGAGTACATAATTGTTGAACGACGGGAAAAATGTGTTTGCAAAAAGGAAATCAGGACCACCGAAAGGGTAAAAGAGGGTTTTACAATCGGCTGAGATGTCTTTAAGCTCTGTAGCCACCCACTCTCTTATCGGTGCAAGTCTTTTCTTTTCCAATCCTGCCCATTTTGAATCAAAACTTTTTGCATGATTTTTCCAGGTGTTTGCTTTAAAAAGTGGAGCAAGTTCACTGGTCGAATCAACTTCAATGCCGGCAAAAAATTTCGCCATATCGTCATACTTTGAAGTGAACTTTGTGGCATCGTATGCTTCGGTTGCAGTAACTGATTCCGCCTTTTTAGGGGTTTCTGCCTTTAATGTATCTTTTCCTGCAGGAGGAATGTCTCCGGCATTGGCACTTTTATTGCAGGCTGCAAAAGAGAAGGAAGCCGTCATAACAGTGATTAAAAAGAGTACGGGGAATGATCTGATGATTTTTTTCATTTTCTATCCGTTTATTTTAGAATTCTTGTCGCTCTTATGAATCTTTTTTTGTAATACTGATTTTCCAGGGGGGTAATTACAACTCCTGTTTTTCTTCCCTCGGCATGGATGAACTTTATTTCACCGTTCGAATCTCTTTCATAAGCCATCCCGACATGGCCAATCCAGTTGGAGTTGACATTGCCGCCTCTAAAGAAGATTAAATCTCCCGGCTGAATTTTTGAATATGGAATATCTTGTCCGAGGATACACTGGTCTGCGGGCATCCTGGGGATTGGTTTGCCGATTTTATTATAAAGAAAATACATAAACCCTGAGCAGTCAAAACCCCGTTCTGTTGTACCACCCCAGACATAAGGATATCCTAAATATTTTCTTGCCAGCGACAACAAATTATTTACGGTAGCCTGATCTGTGAAATAATCGGGTACTTTATATTCGTCATTTATGACCACCCCGGCGGGCAGCTTGTATACATTTTCTAAATAATCCCTGTGAAGTGTAATGAAATTTTGGTTTGGTAATGCTGAATTAAGTGAACTCATGATCGATAATATATATATCAGATATGGTGCCATAATCCTCCTGTTATATTATAAAAAAGGTCCGGGATTTCCATAATTAAGAGTAAATCACCGGACCGTTAATTTCTTTTACGGAAGCAGAATTGCCGCTGCAATCACTGTCGTCCAAAGGCCGTTTTTATGTCCTTCAGCAGACTGCGTTACATTAAATGAACGGACAATTTTACCCGACATTTTGTAAATATTTTCTCTTTCGCTCCAGTCAACCTCCGGGTTAAAATCTATTCCCAAAGTGGTTGCAAGCATGGTGGCAGCAAGGTCTTCCGCATACTCGCCGCACACTTTTTCCGTCTCACCGTAAGGATGGTGTTCTGATAGATATCCATAAAGGCTTTTATCGGCAGGTATGGCTACACCAATCGAAGAGGCTATAAGCCTGTTCGGTTCGTTTGTCTGGTTACGGGCCATAACGCAAAATGTAACCTGACCCGGTTTTAAATATTTGAGACCCTCTTCCTTCGAAATTCTTTTGCAATCGGGGGGATAGATACTGCTGACTGTAACCAGGTTACACATTTCAATTCCGGCACCTCTTAATGCAAGCTCAAAAGAAGCTAAATAATCTTTATGTCTGCCAACGCCTTTGGTAAAAAACATCCGAGAAGGTACGAACACCTTTTTTCTCCTTCCTGTTTTTATTTATAAAAATAAAAATGAACTAATATTTGCTCCTCTTTCTTTCTCTTTCCATCTCTCTTTTCGCAATCGACTCTCTCTTATCATAAAGTTTTTTACCTTTTGCAAGGGCAATTTCAACTTTAACTTTGCCATTTTTGAAATAGAGAGCAAGAGGAATAATCGTGTACCCTTTTTCTTTGACTTTCTGATTCAATTTCTTTATCTCAACCGCGTTGAGCAGAAGTTTTCTGTCTCTGAAAGGATCATGATTATTAATGTTTCCCTGAGAATATTCGGAGATGTGGGCACTTTTCAACCAGGCTTCATTGTTTACAATTTCCACAAATCCGTCAGTCAGATTGCACTTACCGGCACGAAGCGATTTAACTTCGGTTCCCTGGAGTACAATTCCGGCTTCAAACGACTGTATAATACTGTATTCAAAGTGAGCTTTTCGATTTCTCACTATTATTTTGATATTTGCCTGTTCCACTTGCCTAATCTTGAATATTCGAACTTTAAATATATGCAATAAAAGTCACAGAGTAACGAATTTGTAAATCAGGGAAAAAAAATTACTTCCCGGGTTTACTGTTACGGTACTCTGCGACTTTCAGATTTTGTTCAGTCTGTTCGACTTATTTCAACAAATTTAACTTTCTGACAGCAGTAAATTCTCCTGCCTCCAAACGGTAAAAATAGATACCGGAAACCAGACCCGCTCCATCAAATGAAACCTTGTGGTAACCTGCTTCGAGGTATCCGTCTGCCAGCAGAGCAACCGCCTCACCGAGTGTATTATAAACGGTCAGTCTGACATTCCCGGCTTTTGGAGTGTTGAAAGATATTACCGTCGATGGATTGAACGGATTGGGGTAATTCTGCTCAAGTGAATATAGAGCAGGCGCGCCAATTTCCACCTCGATCTCATTCGAGTATGCGAAAGAACCATCGTTATCCATCTGCTTCAAACGATAATATACTTTTTGTCCGGTTACATTTTTATCGGTGTAGGAGTAATAAACGGGAGAAGTCACGGTTCCATTTCCATTTACAAAAGCAAGCGTTTCCCAGTTTTTCCCGGTTTTTCTCTCAATGTTAAAACCTTTATTGTTTGTCTCAGTAGCTGTCTGCCAGTTGAGGGAAACAGTATTGCCATCAACTTTACCGTTAAAAGAGACAAGCTCGACAGGAACGATTTCAGAGGAAACCTTGTAAACCATTCCACCGGTTCCTACGAGAACAAACTGGCTGCTGTTAATTTTGTGAGCGGCTAAAAAGTCGACACTTTTCATTGAGGTATCAATAAGGGTAACATTACCAACCCTTCTCATCAACACGCCTGATCTGCCGACTGCCCAGACATCATCGGGACCCATTATGACGATATCGTGCATCACCTTGCCCTGAAGAGCAACGGTATCGGAAAGAAGTGTAACCGTCTGGAAACCATCTGTAGTCTTGTAAAACGCGCCATTCTCGCCACAAATGTAACCGGTATTGGCATCAACCATCGCGACTCCCGTAACCTGTCCCGCAGGGACTGCCATGGTTCCGTGACTAAAATTCACACCATCGGTCGATTTAAATATTCTTTCACCCGAACCAACAGCATAGCCGGTGGTTGGATTCACCATCTTTATGTCATACAGAGTGGTTAAAGGCAATGTTGTCTGGTTTGACCAGTTAACGCCCTGATTTGTCGTATAGAGTATTCCACCTTCATTGTTTACCAAGTAACCTGTGTTTATATCAGAGAAAGCGAGTTTATAATTTCTGGTGGTTGATGTTCCAAGTGATCTGTTCAACCAGGACTGCCCGTTGTCAGTTGAAGCAAAGAACGCTCCGAGTCTTCCGCAGGTGTAAACATTTGAACCGGATGTGTAGGCATCATATAGCATGTCGCCAACCATAAATGAGGATTTTTTCCAGGTCAAACCCCCGTCAGTAGTCTGGTGAAGTTCACCCCGGTCTCCAACCACGGTATATTTTTGGTTGGTTTCGGCATAAACTCCGTACATGTCTCTTGAAGTGGAGCCCGTGGTCTTCCAGGTGGCACCGGCATCGGTCGAGATTGCAAGATTAGCGAGATATCCGCCTGCAAGAATTTTATTACCATCTTTAAGGGAGGTTCTGATAACTTCTGTTGAGAAAAGAGGGATGTTTGTCCAGGTAGCACCACCGTCTGTGGTTCTGATCACCACACCATTGGAACCGAGAAGAACACCGTTGGATGCATCATAAAATTCGAGGGAGTAAAGTGCAACCGTTGTTGGGGTTGTAACTGCTGCAAAAGTCACCCCGCCGTCCGTACTCTTGTAAGCTCTTCCGGCAGTACCGACTACATAAAATGTGGTTGCATCAGCTTTCCGGATTCTGTAGAGAGTTGTTGAGAGACCCGGCATGGTACCCGCTGTCCAGTTTGCTCCACCGTCAGTAGTGTACATATACTGACTGCCGCTGCCCACGGCTATAGCGGCTGACTGACCGGTCCATTGGATGTCATATAATGTTCTGGTCGGGATTGCATTTGTTACAGAACTCCAGGTAGCACCACCAT
This genomic window from Ignavibacteria bacterium contains:
- the smpB gene encoding SsrA-binding protein SmpB — translated: MEQANIKIIVRNRKAHFEYSIIQSFEAGIVLQGTEVKSLRAGKCNLTDGFVEIVNNEAWLKSAHISEYSQGNINNHDPFRDRKLLLNAVEIKKLNQKVKEKGYTIIPLALYFKNGKVKVEIALAKGKKLYDKRESIAKREMERERKRSKY
- a CDS encoding T9SS type A sorting domain-containing protein — protein: MKRSFVYFIFMLSVAIPLIAQPLSSNLQVIKKPLIPDDFRAFSKAGNTIFAVSYSLSVASNFSKSTDGGNNWQTLPSSFAAGDNLNAISFVDEQTGYIGGNGGVIYKTTNGGVSWTNISAPAVYTGSINYIHFFNATTGYVAGGSVGSVNMIKTTDGGATWSSVTNAIPTRTLYDIQWTGQSAAIAVGSGSQYMYTTDGGANWTAGTMPGLSTTLYRIRKADATTFYVVGTAGRAYKSTDGGVTFAAVTTPTTVALYSLEFYDASNGVLLGSNGVVIRTTDGGATWTNIPLFSTEVIRTSLKDGNKILAGGYLANLAISTDAGATWKTTGSTSRDMYGVYAETNQKYTVVGDRGELHQTTDGGLTWKKSSFMVGDMLYDAYTSGSNVYTCGRLGAFFASTDNGQSWLNRSLGTSTTRNYKLAFSDINTGYLVNNEGGILYTTNQGVNWSNQTTLPLTTLYDIKMVNPTTGYAVGSGERIFKSTDGVNFSHGTMAVPAGQVTGVAMVDANTGYICGENGAFYKTTDGFQTVTLLSDTVALQGKVMHDIVIMGPDDVWAVGRSGVLMRRVGNVTLIDTSMKSVDFLAAHKINSSQFVLVGTGGMVYKVSSEIVPVELVSFNGKVDGNTVSLNWQTATETNNKGFNIERKTGKNWETLAFVNGNGTVTSPVYYSYTDKNVTGQKVYYRLKQMDNDGSFAYSNEIEVEIGAPALYSLEQNYPNPFNPSTVISFNTPKAGNVRLTVYNTLGEAVALLADGYLEAGYHKVSFDGAGLVSGIYFYRLEAGEFTAVRKLNLLK
- a CDS encoding arginine decarboxylase, pyruvoyl-dependent, which translates into the protein MFFTKGVGRHKDYLASFELALRGAGIEMCNLVTVSSIYPPDCKRISKEEGLKYLKPGQVTFCVMARNQTNEPNRLIASSIGVAIPADKSLYGYLSEHHPYGETEKVCGEYAEDLAATMLATTLGIDFNPEVDWSERENIYKMSGKIVRSFNVTQSAEGHKNGLWTTVIAAAILLP
- a CDS encoding C40 family peptidase: MAPYLIYILSIMSSLNSALPNQNFITLHRDYLENVYKLPAGVVINDEYKVPDYFTDQATVNNLLSLARKYLGYPYVWGGTTERGFDCSGFMYFLYNKIGKPIPRMPADQCILGQDIPYSKIQPGDLIFFRGGNVNSNWIGHVGMAYERDSNGEIKFIHAEGRKTGVVITPLENQYYKKRFIRATRILK